GATCTCGCTTGAAAATACTCGAATCCTCATCAAAACCACATTTTTTAACTGGGTTTCCAGAGAAATCTGCATCCTTTGGGTAACCCACCACGCTCTTGGAGTGCGTGAGATCCTTCTTCTTACTAATCTTAGACGAAACCGGGTCGGGTCGAGCGGGAGGAAGAGACTTGAGGCGACGGAAACGAGATTCGAGATCATCGGGAAGAGTAGAAGAGTCGGTGAAGCTAGAACAATTGATGGCTGCTATTTGCTCCAAAGCTGAAAGCTCCTTCGCTTGCGATATCAGCTCTTCCACTGCTGAATCGTCCGTATCCGATAGATACCCAAAATCCGCCATCAACTATGCAAAATGAAAACTTCTTAGGGTTTCACTTCCGTTTGAGcaataaaaagagagagagagaagaaaaatgaTGACAAAGTCTCCACAACGGCTAATTCATGATGAGCGTCAATTTTGATCACTCTTTTCTTTCCTGCTTTCAGTGTGGGGACCCTTCAAATGCGTGTTTAATTACTTTTATTAATCgacattttaatttatgttgtgcAAAAAGATTCTCATTAGGAGAATGATGTGATAACAAGAACAAAATGTATTAATCTTTCTGTggcttttaaaaaagaaaagattgtgGTCTCTTGTGTTACAATTTGATTTACATTGAATCAATATCCTTGTACGATGATGACGTTACGGAAACCCGGTCTTGTTCAAGCCGGTGATAAACCGGTTTGGTTCTCATGTACAGCAGAAAACTTGAAGCAAGACCAAGAAGAGACAAGCAACCCCAAAGCACAAACGTTTTGTGGTAGCAATCTCTTCCGATGCAAACGACCGAGTCAGACACCACAGTTCTAATCTCAGGGTTTGCGTTGGCTTCGTAGATGGATGCAGCGATGAAACCGTATAGGAGTGAGCCGATTGGTATGTTTGTTATGAGAATGTTGTGGTTAACACCTACGCTATTTGGTCCAAAAAGTTCAGATGTTATGGAGACTGCAGCTGCGAATATGAATCCTGAGCTCAGACCAATTAAAGCAGTTGCGGTCTGCAATGCTAACTGCTGTAAGGATGATATCGCTAGTAGAAAGAAAGCGATAGGGGTTGGCAAGAGTGCGATTGTAAACCAGCCGGTTCTTGTTAAACGAAACCTCCTGCAAGATGCAAAATCTATCAATGACATTTGATCCTAATCTCACATCAGAAGTTCCTTAATCTTAAAAAGTGAAACTTACTTGTGGATAAAATCTGGCGCAGCAGAGAGCAACCGGCCAAAGAAGGAGAACGAAGAGTAGACTGTGACGAGTGTTGTCGAGCTTTGTCCTAAAGACTGAGCAATCTGACCCAAGTTGTTGCTATAAACAAGGCCAATCGTGCCACCACAGAAGTACGCAATGTAGTATAACCAAAACTCCAATCTAGTTATGAGCAACCCAAACGAGTGTTCATCACCGAGCCTCACTATGTTCCCTTCCTTGGCAGTACCCGTAACAGATGCTTTCTGCAGCTTGAGCTCGTCTATGTTAAGCATAACATAGCCAGAGCTGTCATGTTGGTTAATGTCAGGAAAATAGTAATCCCGAGCATAAACGAGAAGAGGAGCACATAAGGGGAAAACCATAAGGAAGATAGCTCCCACTAAATGCAAACGAGCTGATGAAGTCACATTGGTACTGGAACTAGACAGAAGAAGGTGGAAACTGGTAACGACGGCTACGACATTCATAATGGCAAACACATGGGAGTCATGTCGCCGTGATTCACTGTCTGGTGTAGGGTCTAGAGATGGTTTAACAAGAACAGGGTAGAGTGCAGCTAACGAGACACCAAGAGGAACCAGAGAGTTCAGCAGAAGGTACAGATTTGAGGATGACGGGTTAAGTGCATTGAAAGCGAGCGAGTATAAGGCTGCACTGATTCCATTGAAGCTTACCGTTAGAGACAAAGCGAGTGCACGATTGGTCGGGAAGTGACGGATACAGAGGATGAAACAAGCTGTGTTGAACCAACATATGCTCAATCCAGCCAACAAGCAGCACAGAAACACCTATACATATGAGAAAGTGATCTTCTTTAAGTCAAAAAACGatttcttgattcttgattcttgattcttgatATGGATCAAGAAGAACGTACCAGAGAATAAGGAAGAGCGATGACGTTGGTGATGACTAACCACTGAACACCATAGCCAACGAACCCCATAGCCGCCGCCGCGAAAAGAACGACGGAGAGAGGGAAATAACCTAGAGCGATCCCCGACGACCACCCGAACGCTTTTCCCAAATCAGAAGCCACGGCGAGGTAATTCAACCTCACCTGAGAGATTCCGAGTACTGATTTGAGATGGGATGAGTAGGCCGAGAAATCGAAGTTGGTTCCAGTCGAAGCCTGGATCCAGATCGCCGCCACGAGGACAGTCCATTTCCGCCATCGGCCGAACATGGTGCGGAGAGGCGGAGGGTGTTTCCGGTGAAACTTTGGTTCACCGTCGTCGTCGAAGGAGGATCGGGTAGGGCGGAGTTTGTCAGAGGCATCTCGGATACGAGGTCTCATATACGAAGAAGATGGATGTGAATGTGATGGTGGAACGGTGAGGTGATGTTGACCGGTGATGGTGGAAAGGAAAAAGCGTCAAGTTGTTGATCTACTGCTTTTTGAAGAAAGGGCTTTTCGGGTTTTTCTGACaatcaaacaaattatatctgttttatctattaatttccGGTGAGTGTGGCACCCACTTCAGTaaataaatgtttgtttttagTGGTTCTTTTGCGGTAATCAgagaatgaagaaaaaaaatctaacttaGACAATTGAAttgagtttttttaaaaaaaatttaaactatttattgtattattttttagtaTTAGTTTTTGGTGATTGTGAATCTCTCAAATCTACTATGGTTAAAATAGGAAACAGTTTATTTTAAAGTGGACTTTGCTTTTTAACTGTGTGTTTGAGTGGGCCGGGGGATATTGAgtatttaatttcttatattatcagttttattttaacaatGTGGTATTTAATTGCAAGTATTTTTACATGTATTTAATGTACTTTGAAGTCATGAAGTGGGTTTTTAGGGGAAAATGTGTTGTGGGTAGAGCTGGAAAATTTAATCATTGCCGGCGGGCTCCGCCCCGTTTGACCCgccgcggggcgggtgcgggtcgaaccatttgaaatttttaaatcgcgggtgcgggtgcgggtcgagattattttgagcggggcgggtgcgggtcagcCGAATTTGAATCGCGGgtacccgccaacccgcaaattaaaaaaaaaaaaatatttgaaaaaaaaaaacatttttcgtaaaatatataaaaacaataaatatttgtataattttaattataaatatatttttttaatagtattttttaaaaataactattatataaataaaaaataattatttttaaataaaataattattatataattagaaaataatcatttttaattaaaataactatttttaatataattaatattacccgCGGGTTTGGCGGGTTAGCCGCGGGTTTtggcggggcgggtgcggatataaaagtttttgtttgcGGGTTATACGGGTCGATTTTTTGAATCGAAAAAATGATTCGATCCGCGGCGGGGCGGGGCGGGTCAGGGCGGGTTGACCCGCGAACCCAACACTAGTTGTGGGCCCCACCAAAAA
This region of Brassica napus cultivar Da-Ae chromosome C5, Da-Ae, whole genome shotgun sequence genomic DNA includes:
- the LOC111206488 gene encoding protein NUCLEAR FUSION DEFECTIVE 4; amino-acid sequence: MRPRIRDASDKLRPTRSSFDDDGEPKFHRKHPPPLRTMFGRWRKWTVLVAAIWIQASTGTNFDFSAYSSHLKSVLGISQVRLNYLAVASDLGKAFGWSSGIALGYFPLSVVLFAAAAMGFVGYGVQWLVITNVIALPYSLVFLCCLLAGLSICWFNTACFILCIRHFPTNRALALSLTVSFNGISAALYSLAFNALNPSSSNLYLLLNSLVPLGVSLAALYPVLVKPSLDPTPDSESRRHDSHVFAIMNVVAVVTSFHLLLSSSSTNVTSSARLHLVGAIFLMVFPLCAPLLVYARDYYFPDINQHDSSGYVMLNIDELKLQKASVTGTAKEGNIVRLGDEHSFGLLITRLEFWLYYIAYFCGGTIGLVYSNNLGQIAQSLGQSSTTLVTVYSSFSFFGRLLSAAPDFIHKRFRLTRTGWFTIALLPTPIAFFLLAISSLQQLALQTATALIGLSSGFIFAAAVSITSELFGPNSVGVNHNILITNIPIGSLLYGFIAASIYEANANPEIRTVVSDSVVCIGRDCYHKTFVLWGCLSLLGLASSFLLYMRTKPVYHRLEQDRVSVTSSSYKDIDSM